GACGCTCTTGTCGAGCGTTTGCAAACCTGCCGCTACAACGGCAAGCATGACGGCATCGTCATTGTCGCCGAAGGCGCCGCCAAAGGAGCGGATGTGTCGCAAGCGATCAGTGAACGCACCGCCTTTGAACCGTCCGTCACCGTGCTCGGGTATATCCAGCGCGGCGGCGCGCCGAGCGCGCATGACAGCATCTTGGCCAGCCGTTTGGGCGCGGCGGCCGTCACCGCCTTGGAAGGAAACGATACCGCCCATCTGATCGCCAGTCGCGCGCAGAATATCGTGGCCGTTCCCTACGCAGAATTATCACAAACTAAACGGGAGCTGGATATGGAATTGTACCAGCTTGTCCATGAATTGAGTATGTAAAAGAATCGAGAGAACATGAAAAAAATAAACGCTGTTCCCGTCGCGCTCGGTCGCGACTACCCGATCACCATTCATGATCTGGGCAGTCACGGCGAGGGCGTCGGTCGTTATGAAGGATTTACCGTATTCGTTGCCGGCGCTTTGCCCGGCGAAACCGTGCGGGCGACCATCCTCACACTGAAAAAGAAATACGCTGTCGGCGATTTGCGCGAAATCATCACCGCGTCACCCGATCGCGTCACGCCGCCGAAAGGCTACTATCCCGAAGTCGGGATCTATCCGCTGGTCACATGGGATTATGAAGCGCAGCTGCGTTGGAAACGCGAGCGCGTCGCGCATTTATTGACCCATATCGGCGGCATCGATGTCGCCGTCGAACCCGTCATCGGCATGGCGGATCCTTTCCATTATCGGAATAAAATTCAAGTCCCCGTCGGCTTGCGCGACGGCCGTCCGGCGATCGGTTTTTATGAACGCCAAAGCCACGACATTGTCGATATGACCACTTGCCTCTTGCAAGACCCCGCGACCAATCGTCTGCTCGCCGCCGTGCGCAAAATCCGCGCGGAACTTTCGACCGAACCCTATGACGAACGCGCCGGCACCGGCGTACTGCGCCATGTCGTCGGCCGCACCGGCGAAGGCGGCAAAGTAATGGCGATCCTCGTCACCGCCACGCGCGAATTGCCGGACAAGGAACGTTGGATCGAACGCTTGCGCGAAGAAGTGCCCGAACTCGTATCGCTCTACCAAAATATTCAAAAAGAACGCACCAACGTTATTTTAGGCAAAACCATGAAACACTTGTGGGGCCATGGAGTGCTGGCTGCGACCATCGGCGATTTACGTTTCGCCTTGTCGCCGGGCTCCTTCTTTCAAGTGAACCCCGTACAGACGCGCGTGCTCTATGAAACCGCCTTGCAAGCGGCTCGGCTCACCGGGCAAGAAACCGTTATCGACGCCTACTGCGGCACCGGCACCATCTCGCTCTTTCTCGCGCGCCAAGCGCAGCGCGTCATTGGTGTCGAAAAATTCGCTCCCGCCGTCAAAGACGCCCGCAACAACGCCCGCTTAAACGGCTTGGACAACGCTTCATTTATCGCCGGCGATACCGCGGAGGTTTTACCCCAGCTCGCCGCGCAGGGCGTCACACCCGATGTCATCGTCATGGATCCGGCGCGCGCCGGTTGCGATGAAAAAGTGCTCGCGACCGTCGCCGACTGGCAGCCGAGCCGCATCGTTTACGTCTCCTGCAACCCTGCCACCTTGGCGCGTGACGCGTCGTACCTCGCCACCCGCGGCTATGCCGTCACCCACGTGCAGCCCGTCGACATGTTCCCGCACACCACGCATATCGAGACGGTGGCGTTATTGTCTCGCCGTACTGACGAAGCTCATACCGGTTGAAATAACAAAAGAGGAATGTAGTATCCCAGCTGGAAAAGTGGTACAATCACAGACCAGAAGTAGGTGTGGGTTTTACTAGGAAGGAGACAGCCGATGGATTTGGAGCGCTCTGATTTGCGATTGGGAAGACCTTTGTAACAGAGATATATTTTGATAAAAAGAGCAAGGATACATTTCAAGATAAGCTGTTAAAGGTAGTGCAATCGGAACGGAAAGAATGAAAAATAGATTGCTTAGTATTAACATTTTCAATTTTTTCAATATCTAGTTCTATGCAACCCTTAATACGTTTGATGATATGTGTAAAACTATGAGTTGTAAAAGAAAAAATTACTTGAAAAACCATGCAAAATGTTGTAATATTAAGTAAAACTTAAAAAAGATAGGAGATGATGGAATGGGACTGTTTGGTTTATTTGGAGGCAAGAAAACGATTGAGTTAGATAAAGCAAAAAACGATGAAAACAAAAATCGCATGAGAGAAATTTTTGATAATAAAGTAGATAATGGTTCGGAATATAAAATAGTTTACGCTTACTCAGAAGATATAGGCGGAGCAAATTTTGCAGTACTTCGTACTGTTTCCTATAAGTACAGAAGTTTTATACTGGGCTATAAGGAAAATGATTTAAGTTTAGTCTTTCTTGAAGTGAGCCCTGATTTAAATCAGGTTGGAGAAGCACTTTTGTATAAACCACAAGATGTAAAGAAAACCAATTTTACAAAGATGGTAGGTGCATATTATCTACAGTATGGAAGTTCATTCAAGAAAGAATTTTTCAACTTTTTTGTTCCTGAGACTATTGATGATATAGTTAACCATGATTGGTATGATGAAGATACTTTTGTCTACATTGACCAAAGAGAAGTACATGACAGCTGGGTGGATTTTTGGAATAAATTTTGTAAATAAACGGTAATGTATTATGTATATGTTACCAAATTATATTTTGGCTTTTATATTTACAGTATTCCTGATATATAGTTTTGTAAATATTAAAATCAAAAAAGCTAAGGTTAGCAACGGCTGTCTTTATGGCATAGGGGTTTTTGTTGCAATATTATTACTTGGAATGTCTATTTATGGAATAATATTTAATATTCCATTAGGACAAGTGCAACTAATGATAGAAAATAGCTTCAAATAAGGAAATATAGATTTGAGAAACAGTAGATCGAAAGGTTTACTGTTTTTTTGTTGCTTAGAATTTGAAAGGGAGGAAAACAGAAAATGAAAAACATAGACGAAAAAATTTTAATGGCAGAAGAAGAAATTAAGCAGTTACAAAACAAAAGAAAAAAACTCATCAGTCAGCAGAAACAGGAGGAGAGAAAAAAGAGAGATAGACGGCTTTATGAAAATGGTTTGTTCAATATACACCTTATAAAAAACGCCCCGCCACGTATGGCAAGGGCTTGTTCTTTAACTACATTACAATAGAAAGTTCTGTTATTTCAATATCTTGCAGAAATAAAATTTGTATGCGATAAAAAAGCGCTCGCGACCGTCGCCGACTGGCAACCGAGCCGCATCGTCTACGTCTCCTGCAACCCTGCCACCTTGGCGCGTGACGCGGCGTACCTCGCCGCCCGCGGCTATGCCGTCACCTATGTACAACCCGTCGACATGTTCCCGCACACCACGCACATCGAGACGGTAGCACTTTTGTCCAAACTCGATGTCGATAAGCACATAAGTGTTGAAATTGAGCTGGATGAGATGGATTTGACAAGTGCGGAGAGCAAAGCAACATATGCTCAAATCAAAGAATATGTTTGGAATAAATTTCAATTAAAAGTTTCAACATTATATATTGCACAGATAAAAAGGAAATGTGGAATAGAATTACGAGAACATTACAACAAGTCAAAAAAGGAGAAACAAATTATTCCACAGTGTACACCTGAAAAAGAAGAAGCCATCATGGATGCTTTGAGACACTTCAAAATGATTTAATACTAATATAAACAGTCAATTAAGAGTTAGGTTCTCTTGATTGGCGTTTTTTGCATTGACTTTTACATGATTTATACATGTGATATTATCAAAAATGTTGTTTATAAGGTTATTGATAAGGAGTTACCACATGAGTGATGTAATAAGCTGTTAGATGAAGCTATTAAAGAAACCGAAAACTTGTACGAAGGAGAAGTCTTTATTTTTAAGGATTTGTTTAAAGGATATGTATGGAACAGGATACCGAGAAAGGACTGTACTAATATCTTAGTAGATGTTTTTGAGATATTTTAAATAATATAAAAAACACTTGAATAAATGCTCATATAACTATTGACACAAGAGAAAAACAATAACATAATAAATATACAACGTATGAATACTTGTCCAAGTATTCAGATGAAATGATTTAAAAAGAGGTGATAATATGACTAAAAAATTTAATTCAATTGAAAGATGTGACTGCAATGTAATTCATGAGGATATTGTAAATCAAGTTAGAGATAAAATGCCTCAAGAAGAAAGCCTTTATGATCTAGCAGAATTATTTAAAGTATTTGGAGATTCAACACGAATCAGGATATTATGGGTTTTACATGA
This window of the Negativicoccus succinicivorans genome carries:
- a CDS encoding 23S rRNA methyltransferase encodes the protein MSKLDVDKHISVEIELDEMDLTSAESKATYAQIKEYVWNKFQLKVSTLYIAQIKRKCGIELREHYNKSKKEKQIIPQCTPEKEEAIMDALRHFKMI
- the rlmD gene encoding 23S rRNA (uracil(1939)-C(5))-methyltransferase RlmD; this encodes MKKINAVPVALGRDYPITIHDLGSHGEGVGRYEGFTVFVAGALPGETVRATILTLKKKYAVGDLREIITASPDRVTPPKGYYPEVGIYPLVTWDYEAQLRWKRERVAHLLTHIGGIDVAVEPVIGMADPFHYRNKIQVPVGLRDGRPAIGFYERQSHDIVDMTTCLLQDPATNRLLAAVRKIRAELSTEPYDERAGTGVLRHVVGRTGEGGKVMAILVTATRELPDKERWIERLREEVPELVSLYQNIQKERTNVILGKTMKHLWGHGVLAATIGDLRFALSPGSFFQVNPVQTRVLYETALQAARLTGQETVIDAYCGTGTISLFLARQAQRVIGVEKFAPAVKDARNNARLNGLDNASFIAGDTAEVLPQLAAQGVTPDVIVMDPARAGCDEKVLATVADWQPSRIVYVSCNPATLARDASYLATRGYAVTHVQPVDMFPHTTHIETVALLSRRTDEAHTG